The Oncorhynchus kisutch isolate 150728-3 linkage group LG8, Okis_V2, whole genome shotgun sequence DNA segment aaatgtaatatttcagttgttttatttgatatattagctaacatttcaaaaaataaaatacgtttttactttgtcattatggggtagattgatgaggggaaaaaatgataTAATACCTTTTATaaaaaggctgtaacttaacaaaatgtggaagaagtcaagcggtctgaatactttccgaatgcactgtaggggAGGCTCATGATGTGGAAATGTGGCTAGGATAGAATCAATTATATAATTAATCCTGCAAAAGAGCGAATGTAAACCAGGGACAaaccacactaccctcccctgtgcccgataaatttttttaaataaacacttCCCAATTTCGATCTGTCCCTTTCCTCTTGCTGCAGGAATATAATCTTTCTGTgtgaaactggctcaaattaagtattcggcccccttgaactttgcgaccttttgccacatttcaggcttcaaacataaagatataaaactgtatttttttgtgaagaatcaacaacaagtgggacacaatcatgaagtggaacgacatttattggatgtttcaaacttttttaacaaatcaaaaactgaaaaattgggcgtgcaaaattattcagcccctttaagttaatactttgtagcgccaccttttgctgcgattacagctgtaagtcgcttggggtatgtctctatcagttttgcaaaTCGAGAGACAGacattttttccccattcctccttgcaaaacagctcgagctcagtgaggttggatggagagcatttgtgaacagcagttttcagttctttccacagattctcaattggattcaggtctggactttgacttggccattctaacacctggatatgtttatttttgaaccattccattgtagattttactttatgttttggatcattgtcttgttggaagacaaatctccgtcccagtctcaggtcttttgcagactccatcaggttttcttccagaatggtcctgtatttggctccatccatcttcccatcaattttagccatcttccctgtccctgctgaagaaaagcaggcccaaaccatgatgctgccaccaccatgtttgacagtggggatagggtgtgttcagggtgatgagctgtgttgcttttacgccaaacataacgttttgcattgttgccaaaaagttcaattttggtttcatctgatcagagcatgtttggtgtgtctcccaggtggcttgtggcaaactttaaacaacactttttatggatatctttaagaaatggctttcttcttgccactcttccataaaggccagatttgtgcaatatacgactgattgttgtcctatggacagagtctcccacctcagctgtagatctctgcagttcatccagagtgatcatgggcctcttggctgcatctctgatcagtcttctccttgtatgagctgaaagtttagagggacggccaggtcttggtagatttgcagtggtctgatactccttccatttcaatattatcgcttgcacagtgctccttgggatgtttaaagcttgggaaatctttttgtatccaaatctggctttaaacttcttcacaacagtatctcggacctgcctggtgtgttccttgttcttcatgatgctctctgcgcttttaacggacctctgagactatcacagtgcaggtgcatatatacggagacttgattacacacaggtggattgtatttatcatcattagtcatttaggtcaacattggatcattcagagatcctcactgaacttctggagagagtttgctgcactgaaagtaaaggggctgaataattttgcacgcccaatttttcagtttttgatttgttaaaaaagtttgaaatatccaataaatgtcgttccacttcatgattgtgtcccacttgttgttgattcttcacaaaaaaatacagttttatatctttatgtttgaagcctgaaatgtggcaaaaggtcacaaagttcaagggggccgaatactttcgcaaggcactgtacactccTAAAACCAATTTATGGGAGTGCGCCAAAATTCATAAGCGCACACATGTGCATGCAAATCGTCTCTCACACATACTGTACCTAAGATGACTGATGGGGTGTTATAGTGCAGTCTGTTCACTTCAGCTCTACAGAATAGCCGTAGGAAGCAGTGAATTACTGTGTACACACGAGAGGACAAGGCTGTTCTTATACAGTATCTGTGTCAGTATTAGGTCTGACTGTCTACATAtcagtatttctctctctcacccactttCCTCTGAGCGACCAGGAACAGGTTGTGAACATTCCCCGAGTGCCACATTACAGCTGTGTCAGCTTCCTGTGTTATACAACTCTACAAATGAAAGAATTTATTCAACCCTAATCTTAAttcccctctatccccctcctcgcccccccccctcccagatgggcgttctctcctcctgtccccctgTTTGTCAGAGACCCCCGAGGCACGGGTTCTAGAGCGGGCGGTTCTAGAGTCGCGGGTGCgcgagatggaggaggagaaccGGCAGATCCGCCTGCAGCTCAACCAATTGCAGGGCACAGCCGGCCAGCCCGCCGACGGTGGTAACTATGGCAACGCGGCGTGGGGGGCGTCAGCTGACACTGGGCCCGAGGATGTGGAGAACACGGCGGAGGAGAGAGCCAATCACACAGAGTGTCCCCGTTCGCCCACCGTACTGAAGTGTGAGGTGAGCCaggatcaaatacttattttagcGCAGCTCTGTGTTTTTACCTGTGTTAGTTTAGCTTCACTGTTTGGTCATTGGTGTTAAGTTGATATGTCAAATCTACTGTCATTGGTGTTTATGTGTTTTGGATAAAATAACATAGACATAGTTCAAAAAAATATGGCTGTAGTGCTAAAATGTAGGGAGTTGATATTCGCAACAGTGTTCTGCTTCTCTCTTTTCTGCACAGCTGATCCATGTAGCGTGCGTGTGTGCCGGTCACAACGCCAGCAGAGATGTGGTCACCCTGGTCAAGTCCATCCTGTTCCACAGGTAACACAACAGAGCTTCACATACAACTACACCTGCTGCTTATAGCTACAGCTACACTTTATAAAGCAACGGCAGTTGTTTGTTCGACTCGATGAATCCTGCGCCAATAAGGATGAAGTCAATTCGGAAGGCCACTTGTAAAAATGAGAATGATTTATTAATTCATTATTGGAAGTTTAGGAAATGTTAGACACTTCATAATCAGAGAGATGAAGCACTTGAGTAGCTCTTGGCATatgtttctttctctttctctctctctctctctctctctcttgctctctcaggAAAAATCCTCTCCATTTCCACTTCATCACAGACGCAGTAGCCAATCAGATCCTGAGTTCTCTGTTCCAGTCCTGGATGGTTCCGTCTGTACAAGTTAGCTTCTACGACGCAGATGAACTCAAGGTAAATGCCAACTATGGTCCTCAGGAGCCTGAGTGTCTGCTCTACCTTTTAAATCCGTGTTTAGGAAAACAATGGCGTGCACTCTTTGAGCAACCATTGACATAAAAGGGGATTACACCCCTTTCCAATCAATCTGTTGGCAAGAGAAAGATAAATCCAGTAGACACTTCACAAGGACTGGAGACCATACTTGCTCTTATTCAATTTTCCTTGCTCTACATGCTCTTTACTCCCTTCTCCCTTTCCCTACTCTTACACCAGTGATGTGTCACCTCAGTCCTTCTACTCCTCTGGCCTCTCCGCTCagtcactgtgtgtctgtgtaaatcgaaaaatggtgtgtgtgtgtgtgtgggggttggagggagtgtatgtatgcatgtgctGTGTCTTTTGTGTGCGGTATGTGTGTGTTGCGTGCATGTACTGTTGGTGGTTGGATGTGTGCGTCTAGCTTTGGCTCTTTTGCTCTTGACAAAGGGTTCATAAAGTAACATGTTGTTGCTCAACTCCCGTAACAACCTGGCCTCGACCTGTAATATGACTTGGTTCCGTCTCTGTCCCCATCATCAAATTCTCTCTCAGCACTCTTAGCAAGCTTAGCAGGAACAAAAGCTCCTTGTGCTCTCAAATGTCTCAACCTACTCACCGTTTTCATTAACTCAGTTCAAACGGAGAAGGAAACACTGCATCTTCTGAGCTGATTATGTTTGCAAATGATTCACTTATGCAGATCCCGTTCTGTAGAATCAAGAGGCGTAAATTATCAGACATGGTTGCCCCGATGCATGCCGAGAGTTATGCAGGTTTCAGTATTCATTTGGGTATCCTGGGCATAAAAAGAGATGACATTTTTTAAAAGATTGATGCTATTAAGTGAACAGCAGTAAAGCTCCAATTGCTTCACCTCTGCTTTAAAGGGACTTTTATACTAAAGGGACCTTAGGAAACGGATGGGTGTCTGAGCAAATTAGCTATTTAAAGGAAGGAGAATACCCTTATACACCTGACAAAAGAACCACAGTGGTGTTGCTTCTAATGACATTATTTTTCATACCTTGCAACTTTGTTCCGTTTCTTTTTTAAATCAATATTTGTGAGGTCTAAAGTGGTTCAACCtcgctcttgctttctctctccatccctttaccGTCTCTTCTCTTCCAGTCTGAGGTGTCCTGGATACCTAACAAGCACTACTCAGGTATCTACGGCCTGATGAAGCTGACCCTAACCAAAGCGCTGCCCTCTGACCTCACAAAGGTCATAGTCCTGGATACGGACATCACCTTCGCCACCGACATCGCTGAGCTCTGGGCCATCTTTAGGAAGTTCACTGGTACGACCTTTGACCTTGATAAACGTTTCTGGTTGATTGATTGAATAATGAATTCATTGGCTGAGTGATAAAGCAAATTAGTGAATTGTACCTTTTTTTATGCTATAAAGCAAAAATCCCTTGAGTGCAAAAATGCCAAGAGAACAAAAATTATATTTGATGAACTAGTAGTTTAAAAGCTGTCTATATGCTGAAGAATACACcatgaccaatctgattccatgctccaagactgcttccatcacgtggactgggatatgctccgcactgcgtccaacaacaacattgacgaatacgctgattcggtgagcgagttcattagaacatgCATTGAAgttgtcgttcccatagcaacgattaaaacattcccaaaccagaaaccgttgattgatggcagcattcgcgtgaaactgaaagcgctaaccactgcttttaaccagggcaaggtgaccgcaAACATGACCGaacacaaacagtgtagctattccctccgcaaggcaatcaaacaagctaagcgtcagtatagagacaaagtagagtcgtaattcaacggctcagacacaagaggtatgtggcagggtctacagtcaatcacggattacaaaaagaaaaccagccccgtcacggaccaggatgtcttgctcccaggcagactaaataactcttttgcccgctttgaggacaatacagtaccactgacacggcccgcagcCAAAACATgtagactctccttcactgcagccgaggtgagtaaaacatttaaacgtgttaaccctcgcaaggctgcaggcccagacggcatccccagccgcgccctcagagcatgcgcagaccagctggctggtgtgtttacggacatattcaatcaatccttatcccaggctgctgttcccacatgcttcaagagggccaccattgttcctgttcccaagacagctaaggtaactgagctaacttccatcatcatgaagtgctttgagagactagtcaaggaccatatcacctccaccctacctgacaccatagacccactccaatttgcttaccgcacaaataggtccactgacgatgcaatctcaaccacactgcacactgccctaacccatctggacaagaggaatacctatgtgagaatgctgttcattgactacagctcagcatttaacaccatagtaccctccaaactcgtcatcaagctcgagaccctgggtctcgaccccaccctgtgcaactgggtactggacttcctgacgggctgccccctaACAACatctccccgctgatcctcaacatgctggggcggcagcgtagcctagtgtttagagcgttggactagtaaccagaaggttgcaagttcaaacccccgagctgacaaggtacaaatctgtccttctgcccctgaacaggcagttaacccactgttcctaggtcgtcattgaaaataagaatttgttcttaactgttcttaactgacttgttcttaactgacttgcctagttaaaggtaaaaaataataatataataaaacactggggccccacaagggtgtgttcggagccctctcctgtactccctgttcacccacgactgtgtggccacgcacgcctacaactcaatcatcaagtttgcggacaacacgacagtggtaggcttgattaccaacaacaacgagacggcctactgggaggaggtgagggccctcggagtgtggtgtcaggaaaataacctcacactcaacgtcaacaaaactaaggagagggagcacccccctatccacatcgatgggacaatagtggagagggtagtaagttttaagttcctcagcgtacacatcacagacaaactgaattggtccacccacaaagACAACATCGTGAAGAagacgcagcagcgcctcttcaacctcaggaggctgaagaaatttggcttgtcaccaaaagcactcacaaacttctacagatgcacaatcgagagcatcctgttgggctgtatcaccgcctggtacggcaattgctccgcccacaaccgtaaggctctccagagggtagtaaggtctgcacaacgcatcaccggggtcaaactacctgccctccaggacacctacaccacccaatgtcacaggaaggccataaagatcatcaaggacaacaaccacccgagccactgcctgttcaccctgctatcatccagaaggcgaggtcagtacaggtgcatcaaagcagggaccgagagactgaaaaacagcttctatctcaaggccatcagactgttaaccagccaccactaacattgagtggctgctgccaacacactgactcaactccagccactttaataatgggaattgatggaaattgatgtcaaatatcactagccactttaaacaatgctacttaatataatgtttacataccctacattattcatctcatatgtatatgtatatactgtactctatatcatctactgcatctttatgtaatacatgtatcactagccactttaaactatgccactttgtttacataccctacattactcatctcatatgcatatactgtactcgataccatctactgcatcttgcctatcccgttctgtaccatcactcaatcatatctttatgtacatattctttatccctttacacttgtgtgtataatgtagtagttttggaattgttaagttagattactcgttggttattactgcattgtcggaactagaagcagaagcatttcgctacactcgcattaacatctgctaaccatgtgtatgtgacaaatacatttgatttgatttgattaccaaTGATAATCAGCATTTTAAAATCCAGATGAATGATGATTGGTGATGCTGTGATTGCAGACAAGCAGGTGATAGGTCTGGTGGAGAACCAGAGTGACTGGTACCTGGGGAACCTGTGGAAGAACCATAAACCCTGGCCCGCCCTGGGACGAGGCTTCAACACTGGGGTCATCCTGCTCTACCTGGAGAGGCTGCGACGAATTGGCTGGGAGCAGATGTGGAGGCTGACCGCCGAGAGAGAGCTAATGAGCATGCTTAGTACCTCGCTGGCTGACCAGGTCTGTTTATTTACTTTTATTCTATTCTAGTCTATTCTTTTTATTCTGAATATTATTAAATACTCTTTAGATCATTACTTTTCTTAACAAATGTTAATATagggcagggatcatcaactagattcagccaatTTTTTTATTGAACGGATAGTCAGAGGGACGGAAAATAAttgcaaataatttgtagactgcaaatcgactgcaagaagcccaaacagatataatgttaGACTAAAACATCATCATTTCAAACCTTACTCACATTTGCATTACAATCAAGTGACTCTCTGTTATGGGTGGAAATAATTGGGAACAGATGTCTTGAATAAAAATCACTTGAAGATGATTTCCTGATGTTTTTACAGTCTTCTATGtccaacaataaataaataaataaaaaaaatatatatatatacagttgaagttggaagtttacgtacaccttagccaaatacatttaaactcagttttcacaattcctgacatgttttagttcagttaggatcaccactttattttaagaatgtgaaatatcagaataattgtagagagaatgatttatttcagcttttatttctttcatcacattcccggtgggtcagaagtttacatacactcaattagtatttggtagcattgtctttaaattgtttaacttgggtcaaacatttcgggtagccttccacaagcttcccacaataagttgggtaaattttggccctttcctcctgacagagctgatgtaactgagtcaggtttgtaagcctccttgctcgcacacactttttcagttctgcccacacattttctatgggattgaggtcaggtctttgtgatggcctctcaaataccttgactttgttgtccttacgccattttgccacaactttggaagtatgcttggggtcattgtccatttggaagacccatttgcgaccaattttttacttcctgactgatgtcttgagatgctgcttcaatatatccacataattttcctccctcatgatgccatttattttgtgaagtgcaccagtccctcctgcagcaaagcaccctacaacatgatgctgccatccccgggttgggatggtgttcttcagcttgcaagcctccccctttttcctccaaacataatgatggtcattatggccaaacagttctatttttgtttcatcagaccagaggacatttctccataaagtacaatctttgtccccatgtgcagttgcaaaccgtagtctggttttgaagcagtggcttcttccttgctgagcggcatttcaggttatgttgatataggactccttttaatgtggatatagatacttttgtacctgtttcatccagcatcttcctttgctgttgttctgggattgatttgcacttttcgcaccaaagtacattcatttctaggagacagaacgtatctctttcctgagcggtatgacagctgcgtggtcccatggtgtttatacttgcatactattgtttgtacagatgaacgtggtacctttttgcatttgtaaattgctcccagggatgaaccagacttgtggaggtctacaattttctgaggtcttggctgatttcttttgattttcccatgatgtcaagcaaagaggaaatTAGTTttaaggttggccttgaaatacatccacagatacacctccaattgattcaaaatgtcaattagcctatcagaagcttcaaaagcaatgacataatttttgggaattttccaagctgtttaaaggcacaaccaacttattgtatgtaaacttctgacccactggaattgtgatacagtgaattatacgtcaaataatctgtctgtaaataattgttggaaaaatgacttgtgtcacgcacaaagtagatgtcctaaccgacctgccaaaactatagtttgttaacgagacatttttggagtggttgaaaaacgagttttaatgactccaacctaagtgtatgtaaacttccgacttcaactgtatatacagtatataaaaatgTTGGGGTACAAATAAAACCACCCTCGGCCAAAATTCGACCCacgggccgccagttggggacCCTGATATAGGGTAATCTTATGCCTCAAAGCATACTGTGTATGAGGCAAATGCTAATGTAAGTGTGTAAGACATCTCAAATTAACATTTGGTGCATGTGTAAATGTGAATGTTTACTATTGTGTGCCAGAGTTCTATATGATTTTAATGTCAAAATGAGTGTGTATAATACACTCGTAGAAAGAAAAGGTGCAATcttgaacctaaaagggttcttcggctgttgccaaaggataaccctttgaataacccttttttggttcttggtagaaccctattgagttccatgtagaaccctttacacagagggttctacattgaaTCCAAGAGAGTAAACATGGAACCAAAAAAGTTTATCCCATGGGGACAccccgaagaacccttttggaacccattTTTCAAGGAGGGTATTACACAGGTGTTTAATGTGAGTGGGTAATCTTGTGTGCAGGACATCTTTAATGCGTTCATTAAGCAGAACCCAGTCCTAGTGCATCAGCTGCCCTGCTTCTGGAACGTTCAGCTGTCTGACCACACACGCTCCGAACAGTGCTACACAGAGGTGTCTGACCTCAAGGTAGGGCTATGcagtgaaatacacacacacacacgcacacacactcaataTAGCAAAATCTCTCACTTATTTCCTTTATGAATGTACTGCGTCTAGTCATCTGGCTACAGGTCACCATGGTAACATGTTTATGTCCCGTGTCAGGTGATCCACTGGAACTCTCCTAAGAAACTTCGTGTGAAGAACAAGCATGTGGAGTTCTTCAGGAACCTCTACCTAACCTTCCTAGAGTACGATGGGAACCTACTGAGACGAGAGCTGTTTGGCTGCCCCAGCCATGCCACCTCAGAGAGTGTACAAGTGAGTAAAACATTACCTTAACGTTAACCATAATTATGtgataaatcaaaacaaatcaaatcacattttatctgTCACTTGCgcccgaatacaacagctgtagaccttacagtgaaatgcttacttacaagcccttaaccaacaatgcagttttaagaaaatacctttaaaaaagtaagagataagaataacaaataattaagaacagcagtaaataacaatagcggggttatatacagggggtacaggtacagagtccaactttaggtatttttttaagtaaataatcaatcaaattgaagacgggatgatctgtgttcaatacaggaagaaaacaaactgacgctacctttctggtcacgcgcctctatctaacagtacccttgaagtgaccctcgttttgaacaggactacttcttcattacacaaaggaaaaacctcaaccaatttctaaagactggtgacatccagtggaagcggtaggaactgcaagaagatcccttagaaatctggattcccaatgaaaagcCATTGAATAGAGAGtgacttttaaaaaaaaatcggaatcgtttttcctcagggtttcgcctgctacataagttctgttatactcactcacagacatgattcaaaccgttttagaaacttcagagtgttttctatccaaatctactaataatatgcatatcttatcttctgttgaatttgggcatgcatttcatccggacgtgaaaatactgccccgtcaccaagaagttaaaggtcttactcacatcggctgcggagagtgtgatcacacagtcatccggaacagctgatgctctcatgcatgtttcagtgttgcttgcctcgaagcgagcatagaagttatttagctcatctggtaggcttgtgtcactgggctgctctcagctgtgcttccctttgtagtctgtaatagtttgcaaccCCTGCCAGATCCGACGAGCATTGGAGCAAGTGTACTATGATTCGAACTTAGTCCCGTATTGAtgctttacctgtttgatggttcgtcggagggcatagcgggatttcttataagcttccgggttagagtcccgctacTTGAAAGCGGTAACTCTACCGTTTAGCTCAGTGCtaatgttacctgtaatccatgacttctggttgggttgtgtatgtatgtacttcctcaatgcacttattgataaagccagtgactgatgtggtgtactgctCAATGCAATCTGAAGAATcacggaacatgttccagtctgtgctagcaaaacagtcctgtagtttagcgtctgcttcatctgaccacttttttattgaccgagtcactggtgcttcctgctttactatttgcttgtaagcaggaatcaggaggatggaattatggtcagattttccaaatggagggcgtgggagggctttgtatgcgtctctgtgtgtgtaaaaTGCCATTGATGCCGGTGTTTGGAGGgtatattggcatgggtgttgCGGCATTGGTGTTGCGtgtccaaacaccggcttcgagggcattagcacttttatacaacaggttactaaaatattaaaataattatTGACATATGTGACCCACTGCCTTGATTCGGTCGTATGTAGCAaaatgtagcaaaatgttttaagtttttttatttttacattggataaaagcagagacacagagctacaaaatggtatattacACATTGCACTTTTAAGTTGATAAatttgtaacctcacttttgagaaaatggccaatgttttggtacctaccggcgagctcttctttgtctacaaccATTCAGCATCGATGACacactcttaagctttagccccacccatctctttaagagttgatccgagcgttctgtcctaacaacaacagtcaagcacccaagctaacagcTACTTCCAaccacaaatgagagaacagctcattgACCATTTTACTCTGGTTAGGCTGTTTAtatgttggtgactgcaactgtactgctggcaacaatttacaacaatttacaatgtttactgacaccgaccatattcaacgggtgttgagtgttcgtaaattcgtcagttattctgcactctggcacactcagacgagagtgctctgaaatcggattagatagccagagcaaatttaccagctaagtctatcaacagttgttgcagtgacattcttttgtta contains these protein-coding regions:
- the LOC109895561 gene encoding LARGE xylosyl- and glucuronyltransferase 2 isoform X1; amino-acid sequence: MHMPFRGRLKLLVASLTAVILLTWLYLLAGNLENGRSLLLSPCLSETPEARVLERAVLESRVREMEEENRQIRLQLNQLQGTAGQPADGGNYGNAAWGASADTGPEDVENTAEERANHTECPRSPTVLKCELIHVACVCAGHNASRDVVTLVKSILFHRKNPLHFHFITDAVANQILSSLFQSWMVPSVQVSFYDADELKSEVSWIPNKHYSGIYGLMKLTLTKALPSDLTKVIVLDTDITFATDIAELWAIFRKFTDKQVIGLVENQSDWYLGNLWKNHKPWPALGRGFNTGVILLYLERLRRIGWEQMWRLTAERELMSMLSTSLADQDIFNAFIKQNPVLVHQLPCFWNVQLSDHTRSEQCYTEVSDLKVIHWNSPKKLRVKNKHVEFFRNLYLTFLEYDGNLLRRELFGCPSHATSESVQLQGALEELDEDDQCYDFRRERITVHRVHLYFLQYEYTPTGDDTDVTLVAQLSMDRLQMLEAICKHWEGPISLALYMSDAEAQQFLRYAQASEVLKNRKNVGYHIVYKEGQFYPVNLVRNVALRNANTPYVFLADVDFLPMYGLYDYLRKSVVQLDMANTKKALVVPAFETLRYRLSFPKSKAELLSMLDMGTLYTFRYHVWTKGHAPTNYAKWRTATTPYKVEWEADFEPYVVVKRDCPEYDQRFVGFGWNKVSHIMELDAQEYDLMVLPNAFMIHMPHAPSFDISKFRSSPGYRYCLQTLKEEFHQDLSRKYGAAALKYLTAQRNI
- the LOC109895561 gene encoding LARGE xylosyl- and glucuronyltransferase 2 isoform X3 — protein: MHMPFRGRLKLLVASLTAVILLTWLYLLAGNLENGRSLLLSPCLSETPEARVLERAVLESRVREMEEENRQIRLQLNQLQGTAGQPADGGNYGNAAWGASADTGPEDVENTAEERANHTECPRSPTVLKCELIHVACVCAGHNASRDVVTLVKSILFHRKNPLHFHFITDAVANQILSSLFQSWMVPSVQVSFYDADELKSEVSWIPNKHYSGIYGLMKLTLTKALPSDLTKVIVLDTDITFATDIAELWAIFRKFTDKQVIGLVENQSDWYLGNLWKNHKPWPALGRGFNTGVILLYLERLRRIGWEQMWRLTAERELMSMLSTSLADQDIFNAFIKQNPVLVHQLPCFWNVQLSDHTRSEQCYTEVSDLKVIHWNSPKKLRVKNKHVEFFRNLYLTFLEYDGNLLRRELFGCPSHATSESVQLQGALEELDEDDQCYDFRRERITVHRVHLYFLQYEYTPTGDDTDVTLVAQLSMDRLQMLEAICKHWEGPISLALYMSDAEAQQFLRYAQASEVLKNRKNVGYHIVYKEGQFYPVNLVRNVALRNANTPYVFLADVDFLPMYGLYDYLRKSVVQLDMANTKKALVVPAFETLRYRLSFPKSKAELLSMLDMGTLYTFRYHVWTKGHAPTNYAKWRTATTPYKVEWEADFEPYVVVKRDCPEYDQRFVGFGWNKVSHIMELDAQGFSELILVVLSADVCEEAEWRAISPGLQTILCWAGMVSAGLGWGESQ
- the LOC109895561 gene encoding LARGE xylosyl- and glucuronyltransferase 2 isoform X2; this encodes MHMPFRGRLKLLVASLTAVILLTWLYLLAGNLENGRSLLLSPCLSETPEARVLERAVLESRVREMEEENRQIRLQLNQLQGTAGQPADGGNYGNAAWGASADTGPEDVENTAEERANHTECPRSPTVLKCELIHVACVCAGHNASRDVVTLVKSILFHRKNPLHFHFITDAVANQILSSLFQSWMVPSVQVSFYDADELKSEVSWIPNKHYSGIYGLMKLTLTKALPSDLTKVIVLDTDITFATDIAELWAIFRKFTDKQVIGLVENQSDWYLGNLWKNHKPWPALGRGFNTGVILLYLERLRRIGWEQMWRLTAERELMSMLSTSLADQDIFNAFIKQNPVLVHQLPCFWNVQLSDHTRSEQCYTEVSDLKVIHWNSPKKLRVKNKHVEFFRNLYLTFLEYDGNLLRRELFGCPSHATSESVQLQGALEELDEDDQCYDFRRERITVHRVHLYFLQYEYTPTGDDTDVTLVAQLSMDRLQMLEAICKHWEGPISLALYMSDAEAQQFLRYAQASEVLKNRKNVGYHIVYKEGQFYPVNLVRNVALRNANTPYVFLADVDFLPMYGLYDYLRKSVVQLDMANTKKALVVPAFETLRYRLSFPKSKAELLSMLDMGTLYTFRYHVWTKGHAPTNYAKWRTATTPYKVEWEADFEPYVVVKRDCPEYDQRFVGFGWNKVSHIMELDAQATWINMEPGSKGAGREGWRWHLQSSTRVRRASRSIAPCNCFSPIGFLQLELIMDTMTCLLY